A region of Sugiyamaella lignohabitans strain CBS 10342 chromosome A, complete sequence DNA encodes the following proteins:
- the GRX2 gene encoding dithiol glutaredoxin GRX2 (Cytoplasmic glutaredoxin; thioltransferase, glutathione-dependent disulfide oxidoreductase involved in maintaining redox state of target proteins, also exhibits glutathione peroxidase activity, expression induced in response to stress; GRX2 has two in-frame start codons resulting in a shorter isoform that is retained in the cytosol and a longer form translocated to the mitochondrial matrix; GRX2 has a paralog, GRX1, that arose from the whole genome duplication; GO_component: GO:0005737 - cytoplasm [Evidence IEA,IEA]; GO_component: GO:0005829 - cytosol [Evidence IDA] [PMID 11958675]; GO_component: GO:0005739 - mitochondrion [Evidence IEA,IEA]; GO_component: GO:0005739 - mitochondrion [Evidence IDA] [PMID 11958675]; GO_component: GO:0005739 - mitochondrion [Evidence IDA] [PMID 14576278]; GO_component: GO:0005739 - mitochondrion [Evidence IDA] [PMID 16823961]; GO_function: GO:0015036 - disulfide oxidoreductase activity [Evidence IMP,ISS] [PMID 9571241]; GO_function: GO:0009055 - electron carrier activity [Evidence IEA]; GO_function: GO:0004602 - glutathione peroxidase activity [Evidence IDA] [PMID 12684511]; GO_function: GO:0004602 - glutathione peroxidase activity [Evidence IDA] [PMID 18992757]; GO_function: GO:0004364 - glutathione transferase activity [Evidence IDA] [PMID 12684511]; GO_function: GO:0015035 - protein disulfide oxidoreductase activity [Evidence IEA]; GO_process: GO:0045454 - cell redox homeostasis [Evidence IEA]; GO_process: GO:0034599 - cellular response to oxidative stress [Evidence IMP] [PMID 9571241]; GO_process: GO:0055114 - oxidation-reduction process [Evidence IEA]), translating to MSAPSTPVKAPEAELQQARDLIKNEKFLFVSKTWCPDCVYGKKVFSDLNTSPPHLVELDLLDNGKELQSAFLEITKQNTVPNVFIDGEHIGTEDDIARLLESGELKQKLETAGLIPQN from the coding sequence ATGTCAGCTCCTTCAACTCCTGTTAAAGCCCCCGAGGCAGAGCTTCAACAAGCGCGTGATCTaattaaaaatgaaaagtttTTGTTCGTATCAAAGACGTGGTGTCCCGACTGTGTCTATGGAAAGAAGGTATTTTCTGATTTGAACACCTCGCCTCCTCACcttgttgagcttgactTATTGGATAATGGCAAAGAGCTCCAAAGTGCTTTCCTTGAGATTACTAAACAGAACACTGTCCCTAATGTGTTTATTGATGGTGAACACATTGGTACTGAAGATGACATAGCCAGACTTTTGGAGTCGGGAGAGCTCAAACAAAAGCTGGAGACAGCTGGATTAATCCCTCAGAACTAG
- the HRD1 gene encoding E3 ubiquitin-protein ligase HRD1 (Ubiquitin-protein ligase; functions in ER retention of misfolded proteins; required for ER-associated degradation (ERAD) of misfolded proteins; genetically linked to the unfolded protein response (UPR); regulated through association with Hrd3p; contains an H2 ring finger; likely plays a general role in targeting proteins that persistently associate with and potentially obstruct the ER-localized translocon; GO_component: GO:0000839 - Hrd1p ubiquitin ligase ERAD-L complex [Evidence IDA] [PMID 16873066]; GO_component: GO:0000838 - Hrd1p ubiquitin ligase ERAD-M complex [Evidence IDA] [PMID 16873066]; GO_component: GO:0005783 - endoplasmic reticulum [Evidence IEA]; GO_component: GO:0005789 - endoplasmic reticulum membrane [Evidence IEA]; GO_component: GO:0005789 - endoplasmic reticulum membrane [Evidence IDA] [PMID 11139575]; GO_component: GO:0005789 - endoplasmic reticulum membrane [Evidence IDA] [PMID 9437001]; GO_component: GO:0016021 - integral component of membrane [Evidence IEA]; GO_component: GO:0016021 - integral component of membrane [Evidence ISM] [PMID 12192589]; GO_component: GO:0016020 - membrane [Evidence IEA]; GO_function: GO:0016874 - ligase activity [Evidence IEA]; GO_function: GO:0046872 - metal ion binding [Evidence IEA]; GO_function: GO:0004842 - ubiquitin-protein transferase activity [Evidence IDA] [PMID 11139575]; GO_function: GO:0004842 - ubiquitin-protein transferase activity [Evidence IDA,IGI,IMP] [PMID 11146622]; GO_function: GO:0008270 - zinc ion binding [Evidence IEA]; GO_process: GO:0030433 - ER-associated ubiquitin-dependent protein catabolic process [Evidence IMP,IPI] [PMID 11146622]; GO_process: GO:0030433 - ER-associated ubiquitin-dependent protein catabolic process [Evidence IMP] [PMID 22298424]; GO_process: GO:0030968 - endoplasmic reticulum unfolded protein response [Evidence IMP] [PMID 22298424]; GO_process: GO:0031505 - fungal-type cell wall organization [Evidence IGI] [PMID 18971375]; GO_process: GO:0016567 - protein ubiquitination [Evidence IEA]; GO_process: GO:0030970 - retrograde protein transport, ER to cytosol [Evidence IMP] [PMID 24292014]) — translation MILVLLLGKLLQLAFFGHLRALELEHLYERTWYAVMETFLAMTIFHDEFTFQFALMFSILTFLRVFHWIAADRVDLIFQATHPPSFVSKTRLWVALCALMAGDISVFMYCGSEVLEHGPGTMVMFAFEFAVLTNSLLNSIGKYSLNLIECHYLVVNEDEDSWEPKGTYTFVLEVVSDTIRLTAYVTLFMFLLDPYGIPLHIFRDVYTTAMNLFSRYRDFIRFRRARARMDEQIADAVTEDLHRDSVCIICREEMEVNRDRAHRYTPKKLPCGHVIHHGCLKSWLERSQRCPTCRRPVMDANDEQQQQQQQQQQQQAEQLQAQQREEQAPGRVLGTIQLQQQHPPNGEPNSEILRIHPVSTNNGIHNSPSSSTQHSSQSLESNRNQQALIIDSQIVIPSGWVAFRARNSSEGQQVKLNEHTWATVTGPTVLLDTDKTLEEVRLSSSPDDKLKAIEKLLSNMERTQSEFETVIGQLRQAAESLKGSSNIDTEVEKD, via the coding sequence ATGATACTGGTGCTATTATTAGGAAAATTGCTTCAGCTTGCATTTTTTGGTCATCTTCGAGCATTGGAGTTGGAACACCTTTATGAAAGGACATGGTATGCGGTAATGGAAACCTTCCTTGCGATGACCATTTTCCATGATGAGTTCACTTTTCAATTTGCATTGATGTTTTCTATCCTGACGTTCCTAAGGGTGTTTCATTGGATTGCTGCGGATAGAGTAGACCTCATTTTCCAGGCTACCCATCCACCCAGTTTCGTTAGTAAAACCAGACTGTGGGTGGCGTTATGTGCCCTAAtggctggtgatatcaGTGTGTTCATGTACTGTGGGTCAGAAGTTCTCGAACATGGTCCTGGAACAATGGTTATGTTTGCTTTTGAGTTTGCTGTTTTAACAAATTCGTTACTCAATTCGATTGGCAAGTACTCACTGAATCTTATTGAATGTCATTACCTAGTGGTcaatgaagacgaagataGCTGGGAGCCAAAAGGCACATACACATTTGTTCTGGAAGTGGTTTCTGATACCATTCGTCTGACAGCATATGTAACATTGTTCATGTTCTTGCTTGATCCCTATGGAATTCCTTTGCATATTTTCCGAGATGTGTATACTACAGCTATGAACTTGTTTAGCCGGTATCGTGATTTTATTCGATTTAGACGTGCTCGAGCCAGGATGGATGAGCAgattgctgatgctgttacTGAGGATCTACATAGAGACTCAGTTTGTATCATATGTCGAGAAGAAATGGAAGTCAACCGTGATAGAGCTCACAGGTATACTCCAAAGAAGCTCCCGTGTGGTCATGTGATTCATCACGGATGTCTAAAAAGCTGGCTAGAAAGATCTCAACGCTGTCCTACATGTCGTAGACCTGTAATGGATGCGAACGAtgaacagcaacagcaacaacagcaacagcaacagcaacaagcaGAGCAACTACAAGCTCAGCAGCGAGAAGAACAGGCGCCGGGAAGAGTTCTTGGGACCATACAGTTACAGCAACAACACCCACCCAATGGGGAGCCGAATAGTGAGATATTACGTATTCACCCGGTATCGACGAACAACGGCATTCATAATTCACCATCTTCCAGTACTCAGCATTCATCCCAATCTCTTGAAAGTAATCGAAACCAGCAAGCATTGATCATCGACTCTCAGATAGTTATACCCAGTGGCTGGGTGGCTTTTAGGGCACGAAACTCATCTGAGGGCCAGCAAGTGAAACTAAATGAGCACACATGGGCTACTGTTACTGGCCCTACAGTATTATTAGACACTGACAAGACCTTGGAAGAAGTACGGCTAAGTTCATCTCCCGATGACAAACTAaaagcaattgaaaaattattGAGTAATATGGAGAGGACTCAGAGCGAATTTGAGACAGTTATTGGCCAGCTTCGTCAAGCTGCGGAGTCATTAAAAGGTTCATCAAATATCGACACCGAAGTCGAAAAAGATTAG
- the QDR3 gene encoding Qdr3p (Multidrug transporter of the major facilitator superfamily; member of the 12-spanner drug:H(+) antiporter DHA1 family; has a role in polyamine homeostasis; involved in spore wall asembly; sequence similarity to DTR1 and QDR1, and the triple mutant dtr1 qdr1 qdr3 exhibits reduced dityrosine fluorescence relative to the single mutants; expression is upregulated under polyamine stress; required for resistance to quinidine, barban, cisplatin, and bleomycin; GO_component: GO:0016021 - integral component of membrane [Evidence IEA,IEA]; GO_component: GO:0016021 - integral component of membrane [Evidence ISM] [PMID 12192589]; GO_component: GO:0016020 - membrane [Evidence IEA]; GO_component: GO:0005886 - plasma membrane [Evidence IEA,IEA]; GO_component: GO:0005886 - plasma membrane [Evidence IDA] [PMID 15649438]; GO_function: GO:0015238 - drug transmembrane transporter activity [Evidence IMP] [PMID 15649438]; GO_function: GO:0015203 - polyamine transmembrane transporter activity [Evidence IMP] [PMID 21148207]; GO_process: GO:0030476 - ascospore wall assembly [Evidence IGI] [PMID 23966878]; GO_process: GO:0006855 - drug transmembrane transport [Evidence IMP] [PMID 15649438]; GO_process: GO:0010509 - polyamine homeostasis [Evidence IMP] [PMID 21148207]; GO_process: GO:0055085 - transmembrane transport [Evidence IEA]; GO_process: GO:0006810 - transport [Evidence IEA]), translating into MSDPIKRMGDAKEVENNNGEEAIAPNNVSDMLVGEQLDVNSSHLSDDAIHAEPEPFHTVEEVTQKENVTVEDIVTRPPSSPVPISQRRGLFSSLTLIPEQETALGHTDTTKKLIVAQVSFAAVIAPMGASILLPALTNLADDLHVTTSVVNVSFGLYILSLGIFPLWWSGTSELYGRRSVYVISFLLYTLFTIGCALCKSIAALMILRILSGGAAAAVQAVGAGTIGDIYVTTQRGRAMGYFYLGPLCGPLFAPILGGVLTTKWGWRGTMWFCVILGGIMTVVLLFFLPETLKRTTPIVVEQSRRNSILRVLSPKSSIGSRVEAHEDNNIVADALVPVPSRTSRVANVDLEHGHGGMFGQLHKFHIPHVNHNHEKAVDPNHESVKKKILEVFLRPLKAFKFLKYPPVPLSMVYSSYCFFTLYFLNIGIESLYSSQPYMYKSIIIGLLYIPNSVGYVISSIGNGYWSDYVIDRSIKKHGRVIPEARLSESVYLAAVIFPLSLVLFGWAGHFKTFWLVPLVGTFFFGFSSMLIFGNVTTYLVDVLPGRGSSGVALNNLFRMILAAIATFVADPLQDRLGFGWLYTMLAIGSLLAFTSILSIKKWGPRWRENYDITKLY; encoded by the coding sequence ATGTCAGACCCAATAAAGAGGATGGGCGATGCCAAAGAAGTGGAGAATAATAacggagaagaagcaataGCTCCAAATAATGTGTCTGATATGCTGGTAGGCGAGCAGCTGGATGTTAACTCGTCTCATCTCTCTGATGATGCTATACATGCTGAACCGGAGCCTTTCCATACTGTGGAAGAAGTCACACAGAAAGAGAATGTCACAGTTGAGGATATTGTGACTCGGCCTCCATCTTCGCCAGTCCCTATCTCTCAAAGAAGAGGACTTTTTTCTAGTCTCACACTCATCCCCGAACAAGAAACTGCTCTGGGCCATACGGATACGACAAAGAAGCTTATTGTCGCACAAGTTtcatttgctgctgttattgCTCCAATGGGAGCGTCAATTCTGCTGCCTGCACTCACAAACTTGGCAGATGACCTTCATGTGACAACATCTGTTGTCAATGTATCTTTCGgcttatatattttaagTTTGGGCATATTTCCTTTATGGTGGTCTGGAACCTCTGAGTTGTATGGTCGTCGTTCGGTATATGttatttcttttctacTATACACTCTATTTACCATTGGATGTGCGCTCTGTAAATCTATTGCGGCTCTAATGATTCTCAGAATACTTTCCGGAggggctgctgctgctgttcaaGCAGTTGGTGCAGGTACGATTGGCGATATTTATGTTACCACCCAAAGAGGACGGGCAATGGGCTATTTCTATCTAGGTCCATTATGTGGCCCGTTATTTGCTCCAATTCTTGGTGGTGTACTTACCACAAAATGGGGCTGGAGAGGCACCATGTGGTTTTGTGTCATTCTAGGAGGCATAATGACGGTGgtgcttcttttttttcttccagAAACTTTGAAGAGGACTACTCCAATAGTTGTGGAGCAGAGTCGCCGTAACAGCATACTTCGTGTTCTCAGTCCAAAAAGTAGTATAGGAAGCCGTGTTGAAGCCCACGAAGACAACAAcattgttgctgatgcttTAGTACCGGTTCCGTCCAGGACTTCACGTGTAGCCAATGTCGATTTAGAACACGGCCATGGTGGAATGTTTGGTCAACTCCACAAATTTCATATCCCTCATGTTAATCATAATCATGAGAAAGCGGTAGACCCAAATCATGAAAGTgttaagaagaagatactTGAGGTATTCTTGAGGCCGTTGAAAGCTTTCAAGTTTCTGAAGTATCCACCAGTGCCTTTATCAATGGTGTACAGTAGTTATTGCTTCTTTACCTTATACTTTCTGAATATTGGTATCGAAAGCTTATATTCCTCCCAGCCATACATGTACAAATCAATAATCATAGGCTTGCTTTATATTCCCAATTCCGTCGGTTACGTCATCTCAAGTATTGGTAACGGATATTGGAGTGATTATGTTATTGACCGGTCCATTAAAAAGCACGGCAGAGTTATCCCAGAAGCTCGATTATCTGAAAGCGTATATTTGGCAGCGGTAATATTCCCACTGTCGCTTGTTCTGTTCGGCTGGGCTGGTCATTTTAAAACTTTCTGGTTGGTACCCTTGGTGGGTACGttcttttttgggttttCCTCAATGCTTATCTTCGGCAATGTTACAACATATTTGGTTGATGTACTACCTGGAAGAGGGTCATCAGGGGTCGCATTGAATAACTTGTTTAGAATGATacttgctgctattgctacATTTGTAGCAGATCCGCTGCAAGACAGACTTGGATTTGGCTGGTTATACACTATGTTGGCAATTGGTTCCTTACTTGCATTTACCAGCATTTTATCTATTAAAAAGTGGGGTCCCCGATGGAGAGAGAATTACGATATTACAAAGCTCTATTGA
- a CDS encoding 4-hydroxyphenylpyruvate dioxygenase (Fungal Genetics Stock Center 12068; Fungal Genetics Stock Center 12069), translating to MAPAPTSSINPDSNENAKYQGYDHVTWYVSNAKQAASYYITRMGFSPIAYRGLETGSRCVASHVVQNSDNVRFVFMSALRARSEDTEEQKIIKEIQDHISRHGDAVKDVAFAVDDVKSIFKAAVANGSKPIQEPTTFSDEFGSVIIAKINTYGDTTHSLIQRNGYSGVFLPGYRKCVETQDPLNLLINDNIQLEAIDHCVGNQGWNEMDDACDYYEKTLGFHRFWSVDDKDISTEFSALKSVVMASPDERIKMPINEPAVGKKKSQIEEFVDFYDGPGVQHIALRTDDILHTVRCMRARGVDFISVPSTYYETIKARLAKSSLKLKEDFKQIQDLNILIDFDEGGYLLQLFTKPLMDRPTVFIEIIQRHNFDGFGAGNFKSLFEAIEREQAARGNL from the coding sequence ATGGCACCTGCACCAACTAGTTCAATCAATCCAGATTCCAATGAAAATGCGAAATATCAAGGCTATGATCATGTCACCTGGTATGTGAGCAATGCTAAACAAGCTGCTTCATACTATATTACACGTATGGGCTTTAGCCCAATTGCATATAGGGGACTTGAAACTGGATCAAGATGCGTCGCTTCTCATGTTGTACAAAATTCTGACAATGTGAGATTTGTATTCATGTCTGCATTGAGGGCCCGCTCGGAGGATAcagaagaacaaaaaataataaaggAGATCCAAGATCATATATCTAGACATGGAGATGCTGTTAAAGACGTTGCATTTGCCGTCGATGACGTTAAGTCTATTTTCAAAGCAGCTGTAGCCAATGGATCAAAGCCAATCCAAGAACCAACAACCTTTTCTGATGAGTTTGGGTCTGTTATTATTGCCAAAATTAATACTTATGGTGATACTACACATAGCTTGATCCAGAGAAATGGGTACTCCGGAGTATTTTTACCTGGCTACCGAAAGTGTGTTGAAACACAAGACCCCTTGAATTTGCTCATTAATGATAACATTCAGCTCGAAGCCATTGATCACTGCGTAGGTAATCAAGGTTGGAATGAAATGGACGATGCATGTGATTACTATGAGAAGACCCTGGGCTTCCATAGATTTTGGTCTGTTGACGACAAAGATATAAGTACTGAATTTTCAGCACTTAAATCGGTTGTCATGGCTTCTCCTGATGAGCGCATCAAAATGCCAATTAACGAACCAGCTGTTGGGAAAAAGAAGTCTCAAATTGAAGAGTTTGTAGACTTTTACGACGGACCTGGTGTTCAACATATTGCACTCCGAACTGACGATATTCTTCATACTGTTCGCTGTATGAGAGCTAGAGGAGTAGACTTCATTTCTGTACCATCTACTTACTACGAGACTATTAAAGCTCGCTTAGCGAAGTCGTCATTAAAACTGAAAGAAGATTTCAAGCAAATCCAAGATCTAAACattttgattgattttgatgaagGAGGATATCTTTTGCAGCTTTTCACAAAGCCACTAATGGATCGGCCAACTGTTTTCATTGAAATTATTCAACGTCATAACTTCGACGGATTCGGTGCGggaaatttcaaatccctATTCGAGGCCATCGAAAGAGAACAAGCTGCAAGAGGCAATCTTTAA
- the AIM25 gene encoding Aim25p (hypothetical protein; non-tagged protein is detected in purified mitochondria in high-throughput studies; similar to murine NOR1; null mutant is viable and displays elevated frequency of mitochondrial genome loss; GO_component: GO:0005739 - mitochondrion [Evidence IEA,IEA]; GO_component: GO:0005739 - mitochondrion [Evidence IDA] [PMID 16823961]; GO_function: GO:0003674 - molecular_function [Evidence ND]; GO_process: GO:0008150 - biological_process [Evidence ND]), which produces MSFLRFNNRIRASTFRIPVQNFISTGGVKQLRCYTPVRPRDPRPPRRRVVRQYPNRAQEGLDAGEMQTSQSNHINQSEYDQLQVEQKNSLQYSSNFTGYSPQGYAQWDTPVSNPGGVLQPSDAVVSLLSYPTLVMERKIEMMNVFLGFEQANRYAILDQNGVHLGYMEEEDFGITKAIMRQIYRLHRPFSVRVLDRHENHIMTIRRPFSFINSHIKAILPSPDGDPANQVVIGETKQQWHLFRRKYNLFLQSAEEKDVYDQFGKVDAPFLAFSFPVVDREGAILGVVDRNWVGLGRELFTDTGVYVLRMDPSSFDEIRDIYPNLGGPLTLDQRAVMLGTAVSIDFDYFSRHSNRGYVLFRLLSMTNVLTF; this is translated from the coding sequence ATGAGTTTTCTTCGCTTTAATAACCGTATTCGAGCTTCTACATTTAGAATACCAGTGCAAAATTTCATATCCACTGGCGGAGTCAAACAATTGCGATGCTATACGCCTGTTAGGCCAAGAGATCCACGGCCTCCGAGACGGAGAGTCGTAAGACAGTATCCGAACAGGGCTCAGGAAGGTTTAGATGCGGGTGAGATGCAAACCAGCCAGAGCAACCATATAAATCAGTCAGAATATGATCAACTTCAGGTAGAACAGAAAAATAGCTTGCAATATTCAAGCAATTTCACTGGCTATTCTCCCCAAGGGTATGCCCAGTGGGATACCCCTGTTAGCAATCCTGGTGGGGTCCTTCAACCTTCGGATGCTGTGGTATCGTTACTGTCATATCCCACTTTGGTTATGGAACGTAAAATAGAAATGATGAATGTTtttcttggatttgaaCAAGCGAACAGATACGCAATTCTCGACCAGAATGGTGTCCATTTAGGATAtatggaagaagaagactttGGCATTACGAAGGCAATTATGAGACAGATATATCGACTCCATAGACCATTCAGCGTGAGAGTATTAGATAGGCATGAAAACCATATTATGACAATTCGACGTCCATTCTCATTCATTAACTCACATATAAAAGCAATTCTTCCGAGTCCTGATGGGGATCCCGCTAATCAGGTTGTTATTGGCGAAACCAAACAACAGTGGCATTTATTTCGTAGGAAGTATAATCTGTTTTTGCAGTCTGCAGAGGAGAAGGATGTCTATGATCAATTTGGCAAGGTAGATGCCCCTTTCTTGGCTTTTAGTTTCCCAGTAGTTGATCGGGAAGGTGCAATTCTAGGTGTTGTCGACCGTAATTGGGTCGGCCTTGGCAGAGAACTATTTACTGACACCGGTGTTTATGTACTGCGAATGGATCCCTCGTCTTTTGATGAGATCCGTGATATCTACCCCAATCTAGGCGGTCCACTGACGCTCGATCAAAGAGCAGTTATGCTTGGTACAGCTGTGAGCATAGACTTTGATTACTTTTCCCGTCATTCTAATAGAGGGTATGTATTATTTCGACTTCTTTCGATGACAAATGTACTAACTTTTTAG
- a CDS encoding phosphomethylpyrimidine kinase (predicted), with product MSELVNSLGVKESFLASSLNSNFVLGLADGTLHSDQFNTWLYQDYIFVRLVFPFALATGERIPDSETAYKPLKDAILGNFEVLKKELALFRQRAAANGVILPVVPEVKDTVEEELNAYGGLKLLREIEQRYPQVYNEVSPFNISYVKFLVEVAADPRVSWKYLIALYWIIEQCYRDSFASVINSEKFNHAADQGMKEFVSWWGKNPHFDEFVNILGKSTQQLILDDETNRPLVLDAVRNVLKHEKNFFDGSFGLR from the coding sequence atgtcAGAATTAGTCAATTCGTTGGGAGTGAAGGAGTCATTTCTAGCATCTAGCCTCAATTCTAACTTTGTTTTGGGACTCGCAGATGGAACTCTTCATTCTGACCAGTTCAATACTTGGCTCTACCAAGACTATATCTTTGTTAGACTTGTCTTTCCCTTCGCTCTTGCTACAGGTGAAAGGATTCCAGACTCCGAAACTGCTTACAAGCCATTGAAGGATGCCATTCTGGGAAACTTCGAggttttgaaaaaagagCTGGCTCTTTTCCGTCAACGTGCAGCTGCAAACGGGGTCATTTTACCTGTTGTTCCGGAAGTCAAGGATAcagtggaagaagaattaAACGCGTATGGTGGTTTGAAACTACTCAGAGAAATTGAACAGAGGTACCCCCAGGTTTATAATGAGGTTTCCCCGTTCAATATTTCCTATGTCAAATTTCTTGTGGAAGTAGCGGCTGACCCAAGAGTCTCTTGGAAATATTTAATAGCCTTGTATTGGATTATTGAACAGTGCTACCGCGATTCTTTTGCATCGGTTATTAATTCTGAGAAATTTAACCATGCTGCTGACCAAGGTATGAAAGAGTTTGTTTCTTGGTGGGGAAAGAACCCCCATTTCGATGAATTTGTCAACATACTCGGAAAGAGTACACAGCAATTGATTCTTGATGATGAAACGAATCGGCCATTGGTTTTGGATGCCGTGAGAAATGTCTTGAAGCATGAAAAAAACTTCTTCGATGGATCATTTGGGCTCAGATAG